The Scophthalmus maximus strain ysfricsl-2021 chromosome 7, ASM2237912v1, whole genome shotgun sequence genome includes a window with the following:
- the fads2 gene encoding acyl-CoA 6-desaturase, giving the protein MGGGGQLTEQGETGSKRAGCVYTWEEVQSHSSRTDQWLVIDRKVYNTTQWAKRHPGGFHVISHYAGQDATEAFTAFHPDLKFVQKFLKPLLIGELAATEPSQDRNKNAALVQDFHTLRVKAESKGLFQARPLFFCLHLGHIVLLEALAWLIIWVWGTNWILTFLCALLMTIAQSQAGWLQHDFGHLSVFKQSRWNHLLQKFAIGHLKGASANWWNHRHFQHHAKTNIFRKDPDVNMLNIFVIGATQPVEYGVKKIKHMPYHRQHQYFFLVGPPLLIPVYFQMQLMNSIISRHDWVDLGWSMSYYLRFFCCYIPMYGLFGSMALIIFVRFLESHWFVWVTQMNHLPMDIDHEKHKDWLTMQLQATCNIEQSFFNDWFSGHLNFQIEHHLFPTMPRHNYHLVAPQVRALCAKYGITYQVKTMWQGLADVFRSLKTSGELWRDAYLHK; this is encoded by the exons ATGGGAGGTGGAGGCCAGCTGACGGAGCAAGGGGAGACGGGCAGCAAGCGAGCCGGATGCGTTTACACCTGGGAGGAGGTGCAgagccacagcagcaggacCGACCAGTGGCTGGTCATAGATCGGAAAGTTTACAACACTACTCAGTGGGCCAAAAGACACCCAGGAGGGTTTCATGTCATCAGCCACTATGCTGGACAGGACGCCACG gaggCATTTACTGCTTTTCATCCCGACCTAAAGTTTGTCCAGAAGTTTCTGAAGCCCCTGCTGATTGGAGAACTGGCGGCAACAGAGCCCAGCCAGGACCGAAACAAAAAT gcagCACTCGTACAGGATTTCCACACTTTACGTGTCAAGGCAGAGAGCAAGGGTCTGTTTCAAGCTCGGCCTTTGTTCTTCTGCCTCCACCTGGGTCACATTGTGCTGCTGGAGGCCCTCGCCTGGTTGATCATATGGGTCTGGGGAACCAACTGGATACTCACATTTCTCTGTGCACTCTTGATGACAATTGCTCAG TCGCAGGCTGGTTGGCTGCAGCACGACTTTGgccacctgtctgtcttcaaGCAGTCCCGCTGGAATCACTTGTTGCAAAAGTTTGCTATCGGCCATTTAAAG GGAGCTTCTGCCAACTGGTGGAATCATCGACATTTCCAGCATCAtgctaaaacaaacattttcagaaaggaCCCTGATGTCAACATGTTGAACATCTTTGTAATTGGTGCCACTCAGCCGGTTGAG TATGGCGTAAAAAAGATCAAACATATGCCCTACCATCGCCAACACCAGTACTTCTTTCTTG TGGGACCCCCACTGCTCATTCCGGTTTACTTCCAAATGCAGTTAATGAACAGTATAATCTCCCGCCATGACTGGGTG GATCTGGGTTGGTCCATGTCCTACTATCTTCGCTTCTTCTGCTGTTACATACCCATGTATGGCCTGTTTGGCTCCATGGCCCTCATCATCTTTGTCAG GTTTCTGGAGAGTCACTGGTTTGTGTGGGTGACTCAGATGAATCATCTGCCGATGGACATCGACCATGAGAAGCACAAGGACTGGTTAACCATGCAG CTACAGGCCACCTGTAATATTGAGCAGTCCTTCTTCAATGACTGGTTCAGCGGACACCTCAACTTTCAAATCGAACATCA TCTGTTTCCTACTATGCCGCGCCACAACTACCACCTGGTGGCCCCACAGGTCCGTGCACTGTGTGCGAAATATGGGATTACTTATCAAGTGAAGACTATGTGGCAAGGCCTCGCTGATGTCTTCAG